In Rhipicephalus microplus isolate Deutch F79 chromosome 9, USDA_Rmic, whole genome shotgun sequence, one genomic interval encodes:
- the LOC142771582 gene encoding uncharacterized protein LOC142771582: MASVTETTGQSVASGEGTGEASREASSVAEIADVGSGSASGSGSGSGSASGSSKEAFSESQLGTMRLSSVDGARRKRLIYFGMLAAATLAVTALIIGLSGRNRPPGAAGATGLDETENPWPSAEERYFTREEDSYLYAKTIATDRESATDDNPSSKRLATKARKAVEGRGSATTTTTTAATRPPDVVPDVSADGDSEKKEQPRAGPDDDREDDRENGSPPAAKASPSKRTPKPARPAHDGTKSTHKKKQATPGDDKSQTV; encoded by the exons AAACAACTGGTCAGAGTG TCGCCAGCGGTGAAGGCACAGGCGAAGCCAGCCGCGAAGCCTCCTCGGTTGCAG aaATCGCCGATGTTGGCAGCGGCAGTGCCAGTGGCAGTGGCAGTGGCAGTGGCAGTGCCAGCGGCAGCTCTAAGGAAGCCTTCTCTG AGAGCCAGCTTGGAACCATGAG GCTGAGTTCGGTGGATGGAGCTCGGCGCAAGCGGCTGATCTACTTCGGAATGCTGGCCGCTGCAACGCTCGCCGTCACAGCGCTGATCATCGGCCTGTCGGGCCGCAACAGGCCGCCAGGAGCAGCCGGGGCGA cgGGACTCGACGAAACGGAGAACCCGTGGCCATCAGCCGAAGAACGTTACTTCACCCGCGAAGAAGATAGCTACCTCTACGCGAAAA CCATAGCCACCGATCGCGAATCCGCGACGGACGACAACCCGAGCTCGAAGCGTTTGGCCACCAAGGCACGCAAGGCCGTCGAGGGCCGCGGGAGCGCCACAACGACGACCACCACAGCCGCCACCAGGCCCCCGGACGTCGTGCCCGACGTATCGGCCGACGGCGACTCGGAGAAGAAGGAACAACCGCGGGCTGGACCTGACGATGACCGAGAGGACGATAGAGAGAACGGCTCTCCACCCGCAGCCAAAGCGTCACCGAGCAAGCGCACCCCAAAACCCGCCCGGCCTGCACACGATG GCACCAAGTCTacgcacaaaaagaaacaagcgacACCTGGTGACGACAAGAGCCAGACAGTGTAG